From Methanolobus chelungpuianus, a single genomic window includes:
- a CDS encoding peptidylprolyl isomerase, with translation MKKAIIETEKGNIVLELFEKDAPKTVENFEKLIKKGYYDGLTFHRVIPNFVIQGGCPKGDGTGGPGYSIKCETKGNPRKHGKGALSMAHAGKDTGGSQFFITHSPQPHLDGVHTVFGQVIEGMDVVNKIKAKDKMKKVTIVEE, from the coding sequence ATGAAGAAAGCGATCATCGAAACCGAGAAAGGCAACATCGTACTGGAACTGTTCGAGAAGGATGCGCCAAAGACCGTGGAGAACTTCGAGAAGCTCATAAAGAAAGGATACTATGACGGGCTCACTTTCCACAGGGTCATCCCCAATTTCGTTATCCAAGGCGGGTGCCCCAAGGGAGACGGCACCGGCGGACCAGGCTACAGCATCAAGTGCGAAACCAAGGGCAACCCGCGCAAGCACGGCAAGGGCGCGCTCTCCATGGCCCACGCAGGCAAGGATACCGGCGGCAGCCAGTTCTTCATCACACACTCGCCACAGCCCCACCTTGACGGCGTCCACACAGTCTTCGGCCAGGTCATCGAAGGCATGGATGTCGTGAACAAGATCAAGGCAAAAGACAAGATGAAGAAAGTCACCATTGTTGAAGAGTAA
- a CDS encoding DUF7289 family protein, with protein MLKNDTAVSSVIGISIILVISLLSIGLMLLYTAPLIGDTQEMAKAQKVEQAFTVFDSRTSKSSLGESPLQTTSLTLMGENIAVHGNPESYNESSIMVIALSSDSSWYNSFYPNRGTWNSWKWYEENEQNFTGFNASMGKVRYYSGNRIIAYEGGGIWSRYPDGGTIMVSPPEFHYNGETLTLPIMKVTGSDSVGGSSNVNMKVKASNKPVVLYPNTTLGNSFTNPLNCDKILIYFNSEFYDGWAEYAETLTTTTAMLDHRNKTAIIEMDTKPKMGTFPLMNSFKIGKLNQSNSTPIGNFSFYLEAVDTDASNFNPAGSKITATSKTKTLTYEVKKVSQPHPYTLGLTITYTDAAFGDGSQVEVWESISTYPVYSATNKEANSTLDLVNDTYMLKYDSQKSDEEYSWGPISPTRMTPDINITGSNANSIQSVNNITQHYMKLLSQDGVIECTWLEGNNAQPNKNKKNNKINMDESTYTLIYDGGGGVLTYLHITSNDVEVTLE; from the coding sequence ATGTTGAAAAATGATACTGCGGTTTCATCCGTGATCGGTATCTCAATAATTCTTGTTATTAGCCTGTTGTCGATAGGTCTGATGCTCCTTTACACTGCACCTTTGATTGGTGACACTCAGGAGATGGCTAAAGCCCAGAAGGTGGAACAGGCATTTACGGTCTTTGACTCCAGGACAAGTAAATCATCACTTGGAGAATCTCCTCTTCAGACAACGTCGCTTACCCTTATGGGAGAGAATATCGCAGTGCACGGGAACCCGGAGTCCTACAATGAGAGCAGCATAATGGTTATAGCTTTATCTTCCGATTCCTCCTGGTATAACAGTTTTTACCCGAACCGTGGAACCTGGAATTCATGGAAATGGTATGAAGAGAATGAACAGAATTTTACAGGATTCAATGCATCCATGGGGAAAGTAAGATACTATTCCGGAAACAGAATCATAGCTTATGAGGGGGGAGGCATCTGGTCCAGATATCCGGATGGAGGAACTATAATGGTATCGCCGCCTGAGTTCCATTATAACGGCGAGACTTTAACCCTCCCGATCATGAAAGTGACAGGCAGTGACTCTGTCGGAGGAAGTTCAAATGTGAATATGAAGGTGAAGGCCTCCAATAAGCCCGTGGTGCTTTACCCAAACACAACCCTGGGCAATAGTTTCACAAACCCCCTTAACTGTGATAAGATCCTTATCTATTTTAACAGCGAGTTCTATGACGGGTGGGCAGAGTATGCAGAGACACTGACAACCACCACTGCTATGCTTGACCACAGAAATAAGACAGCTATCATCGAGATGGATACAAAACCCAAGATGGGAACATTCCCCTTGATGAATTCGTTCAAGATCGGCAAGTTAAACCAGTCAAACTCCACACCAATCGGCAACTTCTCTTTCTATTTAGAAGCTGTAGATACCGATGCATCCAATTTTAACCCTGCAGGCTCAAAAATCACTGCTACATCAAAAACGAAGACTCTGACATATGAAGTCAAAAAAGTTAGTCAGCCTCATCCTTATACTCTCGGCTTAACTATTACATATACAGATGCTGCTTTTGGTGACGGCAGCCAAGTGGAAGTATGGGAAAGCATAAGCACTTACCCAGTTTATTCAGCTACAAACAAGGAAGCAAACAGTACACTTGACCTTGTGAATGACACTTATATGCTAAAATATGATTCGCAAAAATCTGATGAAGAATATTCTTGGGGTCCTATCAGCCCTACAAGAATGACACCGGATATTAATATCACCGGAAGCAATGCGAACAGCATACAATCAGTGAATAACATCACCCAGCACTATATGAAACTCCTGTCACAGGATGGTGTTATCGAGTGTACGTGGCTGGAAGGTAATAATGCACAGCCAAACAAGAATAAAAAAAACAATAAGATCAACATGGATGAGTCCACATACACCTTGATTTATGATGGCGGAGGCGGCGTCCTCACATACCTGCACATCACAAGCAATGATGTAGAAGTGACACTCGAATAA
- a CDS encoding DUF7289 family protein produces the protein MKSIFTKSEDAVSEMVDFSIILSIMLLAIGVIVVTGAPMLENIQKAQQTENIRQGFEVLALNMNKVVQGNSPSQSIEMKMYGGSLSVAGDNFINVDLGVWNSSTNSVEMISAVGTRVKNVENSFQDTTICYENTGVWAKYNNGRAVMVSEPRFTYENNALVIPVAKIDGLTSLSGSGLVRVTADGGTKRVERYENISRVNISVTSDYFEAWEKHLNESLKMSIVWENSSNKTIYMSKEYHPNIDVYVANSPMIVTIN, from the coding sequence ATGAAAAGTATATTTACAAAGTCAGAGGATGCGGTTTCCGAAATGGTGGATTTCAGCATCATCCTGAGCATAATGCTCCTTGCCATAGGAGTAATAGTAGTTACCGGCGCACCAATGCTTGAAAACATTCAAAAGGCACAACAGACAGAGAACATCAGGCAGGGGTTCGAGGTACTGGCCCTTAATATGAACAAAGTGGTACAGGGGAACTCACCATCTCAGTCCATAGAGATGAAGATGTACGGAGGATCCTTATCTGTAGCCGGAGATAATTTTATTAATGTTGATTTAGGGGTGTGGAACTCTTCGACAAACAGTGTTGAGATGATATCCGCTGTAGGTACAAGAGTAAAGAATGTCGAGAACAGCTTCCAGGATACCACCATTTGTTATGAGAACACCGGTGTGTGGGCGAAATATAACAACGGACGGGCAGTGATGGTCTCAGAGCCCCGTTTCACTTATGAGAATAATGCCTTAGTAATACCTGTGGCTAAGATTGACGGTCTCACATCCTTATCGGGCTCCGGGCTTGTTCGTGTAACTGCAGATGGCGGGACAAAAAGAGTGGAAAGATACGAGAACATATCCCGCGTGAACATCTCCGTGACTAGCGACTATTTCGAAGCATGGGAAAAACACCTGAATGAAAGCCTGAAGATGTCAATAGTCTGGGAAAACAGCAGTAATAAAACCATATATATGAGCAAGGAATATCATCCTAATATTGATGTATATGTAGCCAATTCACCCATGATAGTTACAATAAACTAG
- a CDS encoding DUF7266 family protein: protein MTPRIASRNLVLDDRAVSLSVGFILTLTITVIATIVLINSFYALMDRAEHTVMRDEFEIHGNDISLQISNIDTAVQLTNNTGGKVENIAYQLTLPDTIANKEYSVEFSDHPKEIIFESEEREETRVSVSYTTREVSIKPTKIYSGSSDFILHYNTTSNMLEIC, encoded by the coding sequence ATGACTCCGAGAATTGCCAGCAGAAATCTGGTCCTTGACGACAGGGCAGTATCTCTGTCAGTAGGATTTATACTTACTCTTACGATCACAGTCATAGCCACAATCGTTTTGATTAACTCTTTCTACGCTCTAATGGACAGGGCAGAACATACCGTAATGCGCGATGAGTTTGAGATCCATGGCAACGACATCTCTTTGCAGATATCAAATATTGATACGGCTGTCCAGTTAACCAACAACACCGGGGGAAAAGTGGAAAATATTGCTTACCAGCTAACACTCCCGGATACAATAGCAAACAAGGAGTACTCAGTGGAGTTCTCCGACCATCCTAAAGAGATAATATTTGAGTCTGAAGAAAGGGAAGAAACAAGGGTCAGCGTATCGTACACCACCAGAGAAGTCAGTATCAAGCCCACAAAAATATACAGTGGCTCAAGTGATTTCATTTTGCATTATAATACGACCTCAAACATGCTGGAGATCTGCTAA
- a CDS encoding DUF7288 family protein yields MLKKKITAAFKSNPSAQIYTLEALMALLLIIGVIIFTVQATSLTPLTSSTANAHIEAQLQILGQDMLNSLDYAEYGQDSPLKRDILNWDGAYYTWDSCEYSSVNGDVLTNSSTAEILKTVAAGKGIAHNVEVAWLREDLKDSHKYTYRWEKYIYNGEPSDNAVIITKRILLSDTDFPNMDPSSFRQNTGIRDADTGTDFYNVVDVKLTLWRM; encoded by the coding sequence ATGCTGAAAAAAAAAATTACTGCTGCCTTTAAGTCAAACCCTTCTGCTCAGATATACACACTTGAAGCCTTAATGGCATTGTTACTGATAATTGGCGTGATTATTTTTACTGTCCAGGCGACATCCCTGACCCCACTTACTTCCTCTACAGCCAATGCACATATAGAAGCGCAGTTGCAGATACTGGGTCAGGACATGCTTAACTCACTGGATTATGCCGAATACGGACAGGACTCGCCTCTCAAAAGAGACATACTGAACTGGGATGGAGCATATTATACATGGGACTCCTGTGAATATAGCTCAGTAAACGGCGATGTGCTTACAAACAGTTCAACTGCAGAAATACTAAAAACTGTCGCAGCTGGAAAAGGAATAGCACATAACGTAGAAGTTGCATGGCTAAGAGAGGATCTCAAGGATTCCCATAAGTACACATATAGATGGGAGAAATATATCTACAACGGGGAACCTTCGGATAACGCCGTGATAATCACCAAAAGGATACTCTTATCGGATACTGATTTTCCTAATATGGACCCTTCATCTTTCAGACAGAACACAGGTATTAGGGATGCCGATACAGGTACAGATTTCTATAATGTAGTAGATGTAAAGCTAACCCTGTGGCGTATGTAA
- a CDS encoding DUF7287 family protein → MDNKGQMHIDYLIGIAIFLISIIFVFNYTSGLFTPFQSNSDEVTLIADRVSTNIIEQNMSAGMPGATNLLNGTRVDDFFNYADSNYQDTVDLLGMNGTYLRYDINVTLENTTGIIRSAGKPLPSHGNIGQTIRVVMLRNESDGNTSDAVLSVRVW, encoded by the coding sequence ATGGATAATAAAGGTCAGATGCACATAGATTATCTTATAGGGATTGCAATATTCCTGATCAGTATTATCTTTGTATTCAATTATACATCCGGGTTGTTTACCCCATTCCAGTCAAACTCAGATGAGGTCACATTGATAGCCGACAGGGTTTCGACAAACATAATTGAGCAGAATATGAGTGCAGGCATGCCCGGAGCAACCAATCTCCTGAATGGCACCAGAGTTGATGATTTCTTTAACTATGCTGACAGTAACTACCAGGATACTGTTGACTTGCTGGGGATGAATGGGACTTACCTGAGGTATGATATTAACGTCACACTAGAGAATACCACAGGAATTATCAGATCTGCAGGAAAGCCACTGCCATCACACGGGAATATAGGGCAGACAATAAGGGTAGTGATGCTGAGGAATGAAAGTGACGGTAATACTTCGGATGCAGTTCTATCTGTAAGAGTGTGGTGA
- a CDS encoding DUF7289 family protein: MVQNLLRSEKAVSAVVGVMIILALTITSTSVILLYSAPSMKNMQEMATAQRAEQAFTVFDSRTSKVALGESPSQTTSFSIMDGSVSVKGDANAYQNSQIVVVCAQLSEGSWYTSFMNNRFNWNSWEPYESQPNMTVFESPMGSITYTQGDRIIGYEGGGVWSKYPTGKAVMISPPEFHYNGETLTLPIMKIKGNEVFSGRTDVAVTVNSNNMPTVLYPDPSSTKKVNPLSSDKVLIYIKSEFYTAWADYANSLTYASATTDDANQTAIVELEVLPEMGKDQLKQTFKIGTLNDTNPAPMWDFKFNLEAKSSQGLNPNNYQITATSGSKTLTYYVQKSGNSRLNLEIAYKDTAISSTTETWQGATSADYFPISGTQADQSATVDLLSSSINMAYISRNGDFSWPDLVITKDNINKTQSLNTVSQHYMKLLTMDGSVIFNIQSPGSSDPVDYSESTLTLLYDGMPGSITYLHVSRNDLEVTLS, from the coding sequence GTGGTTCAAAATTTGCTCCGGTCTGAAAAAGCTGTGTCTGCAGTAGTAGGAGTCATGATAATCCTTGCACTGACGATTACATCTACAAGCGTCATCCTCCTGTATTCAGCTCCTTCAATGAAAAACATGCAGGAAATGGCCACAGCTCAGAGGGCTGAGCAGGCATTTACCGTATTCGACTCCAGGACAAGCAAGGTGGCACTGGGAGAATCACCAAGCCAGACAACATCCTTCTCCATAATGGACGGAAGTGTCAGTGTCAAGGGAGATGCAAATGCCTATCAGAACAGCCAGATCGTAGTGGTATGTGCCCAGCTCAGCGAGGGATCATGGTACACTAGTTTTATGAACAACAGATTCAACTGGAACAGTTGGGAGCCTTACGAAAGTCAGCCAAACATGACTGTGTTCGAGTCACCAATGGGAAGCATTACCTATACGCAGGGAGACCGCATCATCGGTTATGAAGGGGGCGGTGTCTGGTCAAAATACCCTACAGGAAAAGCAGTTATGATATCTCCACCCGAATTCCACTATAACGGAGAGACCCTGACCCTGCCGATAATGAAAATAAAAGGAAACGAAGTTTTCAGCGGAAGGACCGATGTTGCAGTGACCGTGAATTCCAACAACATGCCTACTGTCCTCTATCCGGACCCCAGCAGTACAAAGAAAGTGAACCCACTCAGCTCGGATAAAGTACTCATCTACATAAAGAGCGAATTCTACACTGCCTGGGCCGATTACGCCAATTCCCTCACCTATGCCAGTGCAACAACCGATGATGCAAACCAGACTGCCATCGTGGAACTGGAAGTGCTGCCTGAAATGGGAAAGGACCAGCTTAAGCAGACGTTTAAGATTGGTACCCTCAATGACACAAACCCTGCACCAATGTGGGATTTCAAGTTCAACCTCGAAGCAAAATCAAGTCAGGGATTGAATCCTAACAATTATCAGATAACTGCCACATCCGGTTCGAAGACCCTTACATACTATGTGCAGAAAAGCGGCAACTCCCGCTTAAATCTTGAAATTGCATATAAGGATACTGCCATCAGCAGTACAACTGAAACTTGGCAAGGAGCCACCAGTGCAGATTATTTCCCGATAAGCGGCACACAGGCGGATCAGTCAGCGACGGTAGATCTTTTGAGTTCTTCCATTAATATGGCATATATTTCAAGAAACGGGGATTTTTCATGGCCGGATCTGGTTATTACAAAAGACAATATAAATAAAACCCAGTCGCTGAATACCGTATCCCAGCATTACATGAAGCTCCTCACCATGGACGGTTCGGTCATATTCAACATTCAATCCCCGGGAAGCTCTGATCCCGTAGATTATTCAGAATCAACACTCACGCTATTGTATGACGGGATGCCGGGAAGTATCACTTACCTGCATGTGAGCAGGAACGATCTTGAGGTTACTCTCAGTTGA
- a CDS encoding DUF7289 family protein: MDSRRRTGKNIVASEDALSEVLGFSLTLGIMVLALGVIGVAGYPMLEHMQERGHLLNIEQSFSVLQPNINKVAYGKAPSQSVELKMYGSQVSVAGTSRMNVSMRVWNSSSSAYNTRSIERQMRTIENQYGENNVAYENTGTWARYPQGMSVAISKPDFAYYDNTLLIPMVTISGSRSISGSGLTRVVSQGGQISVSMYENVSMVSLTITSDYYEGWGKYLNETLEMGVDSVDHQNKTVSVSRSYNPGIDVLITLSPMSVTIE; the protein is encoded by the coding sequence ATGGACAGCAGAAGAAGGACGGGAAAAAACATTGTTGCATCCGAAGATGCTCTCTCGGAAGTGCTTGGGTTCAGCCTGACCCTTGGGATCATGGTCCTGGCGCTTGGCGTGATTGGTGTTGCAGGATATCCCATGCTTGAACACATGCAGGAGAGAGGGCATCTCCTCAACATTGAGCAGAGCTTCTCTGTGCTGCAGCCCAATATCAACAAAGTGGCATACGGGAAAGCACCGTCACAATCAGTGGAACTTAAAATGTACGGGAGCCAGGTATCTGTCGCAGGGACCAGTCGCATGAATGTGAGCATGCGGGTATGGAACAGCAGCAGTTCAGCGTATAATACCCGTTCCATTGAAAGGCAGATGAGGACGATCGAGAATCAGTATGGAGAGAATAATGTAGCCTATGAGAACACAGGCACATGGGCCAGATATCCGCAGGGAATGTCGGTGGCTATCTCCAAACCGGATTTTGCATACTACGATAATACCTTGCTTATCCCCATGGTAACTATTTCAGGATCCAGGAGCATATCTGGCTCAGGCCTGACCCGGGTGGTCTCGCAGGGAGGGCAGATATCAGTATCAATGTACGAGAACGTATCCATGGTTAGCCTGACAATCACCAGCGACTATTATGAAGGCTGGGGAAAGTACCTTAATGAGACTTTGGAAATGGGTGTCGATAGTGTGGATCACCAGAATAAGACAGTATCCGTCAGCCGGAGTTATAACCCCGGAATAGATGTGCTTATAACATTATCCCCGATGAGTGTAACTATTGAGTAG
- a CDS encoding DUF7266 family protein yields MRGLTGDENAVSVPLGFILTFSITVLVLVIALSSFYSMMGQAEQTVMRDEFEIHGSDIAARIASIDTTVGIAKDAGATIGKISYRLSLPDRIAGEEYSIEFSNATNDITIMSGDRIETRVKVPYSTRDTTVTPTILYSSKGEFLMVYNPINNTIEIS; encoded by the coding sequence ATGAGAGGACTGACAGGAGACGAGAATGCAGTATCGGTCCCACTGGGCTTCATACTCACATTCTCCATAACGGTTCTTGTGCTTGTTATCGCTCTTTCGTCCTTCTATTCAATGATGGGACAGGCAGAGCAAACGGTCATGCGGGATGAGTTCGAAATCCATGGAAGCGACATAGCAGCCCGTATAGCATCCATAGACACAACAGTGGGCATTGCAAAGGATGCAGGAGCCACTATCGGAAAGATCAGTTACAGGCTATCCCTTCCGGACAGGATCGCCGGGGAAGAGTACTCAATTGAATTCTCAAACGCTACAAATGACATTACCATCATGTCTGGGGACAGGATCGAGACAAGGGTCAAGGTACCTTATTCCACCCGGGACACCACTGTTACTCCCACCATACTGTACAGTTCGAAAGGCGAGTTCCTGATGGTTTACAACCCCATAAACAACACTATTGAGATATCCTGA
- a CDS encoding DUF7288 family protein yields the protein MKKDLLFRPGKEERAQMHTLEAIMASLIMVAIIVYTVQATSLTPLTSSTANAHIEAQLQTMGQDMLNALSYSPYGRDSALKTDILNWDGEQYVWNGTIYKTVRTPTHELQQSSLARTLEAVAVKRGIAHNVYFGWVNEEGVSVSRRYIYNGDPSNNAVVISKRVQLSNADVGNATEFMKSTGIPDADNSTEFYNVVNVKMMLWRM from the coding sequence TTGAAGAAAGATCTGCTGTTCAGGCCGGGGAAAGAGGAACGTGCCCAGATGCACACACTCGAAGCTATCATGGCCTCGCTCATTATGGTCGCCATTATAGTGTACACCGTGCAGGCAACTTCACTTACCCCCCTTACATCTTCCACTGCCAATGCCCACATAGAGGCCCAGCTACAGACAATGGGTCAGGACATGCTCAATGCACTCTCATACTCGCCTTATGGGAGGGATTCGGCACTGAAGACTGATATCCTGAACTGGGACGGTGAGCAGTATGTCTGGAACGGCACTATTTACAAGACCGTAAGAACACCAACCCATGAGCTTCAGCAAAGCTCACTTGCAAGGACACTGGAAGCCGTTGCGGTCAAGAGAGGAATAGCCCATAATGTATACTTCGGCTGGGTCAACGAAGAAGGCGTCTCCGTATCGAGGAGATACATATACAACGGGGACCCTTCCAATAACGCCGTGGTGATATCAAAAAGAGTACAATTGTCCAATGCGGATGTCGGCAACGCAACCGAATTCATGAAAAGTACGGGCATTCCTGATGCAGATAATAGCACAGAGTTCTACAACGTCGTCAATGTAAAGATGATGCTCTGGAGGATGTAG
- a CDS encoding DUF7287 family protein: protein MDDKGQITIDYLISITIFLLAIVFVFSYTSGIFTPFQSNSDEVTLIADRVSTNVVEKRISAGDEGLPNLVNATKMNEFFSELNNANYQSTINSLGMNGSYLRYELNVTAENISSGNIVYSAGKEIPPQVNIGQTRRIILSRDEATGNTEMLILSFRVW, encoded by the coding sequence ATGGACGATAAAGGCCAGATAACCATAGACTATCTGATAAGCATCACGATCTTCTTGCTTGCAATTGTCTTCGTGTTCAGTTATACCTCCGGCATTTTCACGCCGTTCCAGTCCAACTCGGATGAAGTGACGCTGATAGCGGACAGGGTCTCTACGAACGTTGTGGAAAAGAGGATCAGTGCCGGAGATGAAGGCCTTCCCAACCTTGTGAACGCTACAAAGATGAATGAATTCTTCAGTGAACTCAATAATGCCAATTATCAGTCCACCATAAATTCCCTTGGTATGAACGGCAGCTACCTGCGCTATGAACTGAACGTCACGGCTGAGAATATCAGCAGTGGCAACATTGTCTACAGTGCAGGAAAGGAGATACCCCCTCAGGTGAACATCGGACAGACAAGACGGATCATACTCTCCAGGGATGAAGCCACAGGCAATACGGAAATGCTGATCCTCTCGTTCAGGGTGTGGTAA